From the Rhinolophus sinicus isolate RSC01 linkage group LG02, ASM3656204v1, whole genome shotgun sequence genome, one window contains:
- the NELFA gene encoding negative elongation factor A: MASMRESDTGLWLHNKLGATDELWAPPSIASLLTAAVIDNIRLCFHSLSSAVKLKLLLGTLHLPRRTVDEMKGALTEIIQLATLDSDPWVLMVADILKSFPDTGSLNLDLEEQNPNVQDILGELREKVNECEASAMLPLECQYLNKNALTTLAGPLTPPVKHFQLKRKPKSATLRAELLQKSTETAQQLKRSAGVPFHAKGRGLLRKMDTTTPLKGIPKQAPFRSPTTPSVFSPAGNRTPIPPSRTPLRKERGVKLLDISELDMVGAGREAKRRRKTLDTEVVEKPAKEETVVENATPDYAAGLVSTQKLGALNNEPALPSTSYLPATPSVVPASSYVPSSETPPAPSSREASRQPEEPSTPSPALPSQFKQRAPLYNSGLSPATPTPTAPTSPLTPTSPLTPTTPPAVTPMAQAPPVAMVAPQSQPPAQQQPKKNLSLTREQMFAAQEMFKTANKVTRPEKALILGFMAGSRENPCQEQGDVIQIKLSEHTEDLPKSDGQGSTTMLVDTVFEMNYATGQWTRFKKYKPMANVS; encoded by the exons ATGGCGTCCATGCGGGAGAGCGACACGGGCCTGTGGCTGCACAACAAGCTGGGGGCCACCGACGAGCTGTGGGCGCCGCCCAGCATCGCGTCCCTGCTCACGGCCGCGGTCATCGACAACATCCGCCTCTGCTTCCACAGCCTCTCGTCGGCCGTAAAGCTCAAGCTGCTGCTTGGGACGCTGCACCTCCCGCGCCGCACGGTGGACGAG ATGAAGGGCGCGCTCACCGAGATCATCCAGCTGGCCACGCTGGACTCGGACCCCTGGGTCCTCATGGTGGCCGACATTCTGAAGTCCTTCCCTGACACGGGTTCGCTCAACCTTGATCTTGAAGAACAGAACCCCAACGTTCAGGACATCTTAGGGGAGCTACGAGAAAAGG TGAATGAGTGTGAAGCGTCGGCCATGTTGCCACTGGAGTGCCAGTACCTGAATAAAAACGCCCTGACCACCCTCGCCGGACCCCTCACCCCCCCAGTGAAGCATTTTCAGTTAAAGAGGAAACCAAAGAGCGCCACGCTGAGAGCGGAGCTTCTGCAGAAAT CCACCGAGACTGCACAGCAGCTCAAGAGGAGTGCGGGCGTGCCCTTCCACGCCAAGGGCCGGGGGCTGCTGCGGAAGATGGACACCACGA CCCCACTCAAAGGCATCCCGAAGCAGGCGCCCTTCAGGAGCCCCACGACCCCCAGTGTCTTCAGCCCGGCCGGGAACCGGACGCCCATCCCGCCTTCGAGGACACCTCTGCGCAAGGAGAGGGGCGTGAAG CTGCTCGACATTTCCGAGTTAGACATGGTCGGCGCCGGCCGGGAGgcgaagaggaggaggaagacgcTGG ATACGGAAGTGGTGGAGAAGCCAGCCAAGGAAGAGACAGTGGTCGAGAACGCCACCCCAGACTACGCAGCCGGCCTGGTGTCCACGCAG AAACTCGGGGCTTTGAACAACGAGCCTGCGCTGCCCTCCACGAGCTACCTGCCTGCCACACCCAGCGTGGTCCCAGCCTCATCCTATGTCCCCAGCTCTGAGACCCCACCAG CCCCGTCTTCGCGGGAAGCCAGCCGGCAACCCGAGGAGCCCAGCACCCCAAGCCCGGCGCTGCCGTCGCAGTTCAAGCAGAGGGCTCCCCTGTACAACAGCGGCCTGAGCCCGGCCACGCCCACGCCCACAGCGCCCACCTCGCCCCTGACGCCCACCTCGCCCTTGACGCCCACCACACCCCCAGCTGTCACCCCCATGGCCCAGGCACCTCCGGTGGCCATGGTGGCCCCGCAGAGCCAGCCCCCCGCCCAGCAGCAGCCTAAGAAGAATCTGTCCCTCACG AGAGAGCAGATGTTTGCTGCGCAGGAGATGTTCAAGACGGCCAACAAAGTCACGCGGCCGGAGAAGGCCCTCATCCTGGGCTTCATGGCCGGCTCCCGAG AGAACCCGTGCCAGGAGCAGGGTGACGTCATCCAGATCAAGCTGAGCGAGCACACAGAGGACCTGCCCAAGTCGGACGGCCAGGGCAGCACCACCATGCTGGTGGACACGGTGTTCGAGATGAACTACGCCACAGGCCAGTGGACGCGCTTCAAGAAGTACAAGCCCATGGCCAACGTGTCCTAG